A genome region from Phaenicophaeus curvirostris isolate KB17595 chromosome 10, BPBGC_Pcur_1.0, whole genome shotgun sequence includes the following:
- the UBXN7 gene encoding UBX domain-containing protein 7, which produces MAAHGAAAGGAALKRLIQQFSAITGASESVGRHMLEACNNNLEMAVTMFLDGGGIAEEPSTSSAGVSAVRPHTEDEVRPPIPPKQEILVEPEPLFGAPKRRRPARSIFDGFRDFQTETIRQEQELRNGGAVDKKLTTLADLFRPPIDLMHKGSFETAKECGQMQNKWLMINIQNVQDFACQCLNRDVWSNEAVKNIIREHFIFWQVYHDSEEGQRYIQFYKLADFPYVSILDPRTGQKLVEWHQLDVTSFVDQVTGFLSEHGQLDGHSTSPPQKRSRSESLIDASEDSQLEAAIKASLQETHFDSSQPKQDSRSDEESESELFSGSEEFISVCGSEEEEESEPPAKIRKSPHKDFGHKKEESRRPQPEPPARTEPGTSNCRALSCVNAGAPEESADKPDSTLRALNVNGPKKARLMLRYPDGKREQISLPEQAKLLALVKHVQSKGYPNERYELLTNFPRRNLSHLDYETTLQEAGLCPQETVFVQERN; this is translated from the exons ATGGCGGCGCACGGAgccgcggcgggcggcgcggcgcTGAAGCGGTTAATCCAGCAGTTCTCCGCCATCACGG GTGCCAGTGAAAGCGTAGGAAGGCACATGCTGGAAGCGTGCAACAACAACCTGGAGATGGCTGTCACCATGTTCCTGGACGGCGGTGGGATTGCTGAGGAGCCCAGCACCAGCTCCGCAGGGGTGTCCGCTGTTCGACCGCACACCGA GGATGAAGTACGACCTCCAATTCCCCCAAAGCAGGAAATTTTAGTGGAGCCAGAGCCCTTGTTTGGAG ctcCCAAGAGACGCAGACCGGCGCGCTCAATATTCGATGGCTTTCGGGATTTCCAAACCGAAACCA TTCGACAGGAGCAGGAGCTACGGAATGGAGGGGCGGTGGATAAGAAGCTGACTACTCTCGCAGACCTCTTCAGACCTCCCATTGATCTGATGCACAAAGGCAGCTTCGAAACG GCCAAGGAGTGTGGTCAGATGCAGAACAAATGGCTCATGATTAACATCCAGAACGTGCAAGATTTTGCCTGTCAGTGTCTGAACCGGGATGTCTGGAGTAATGAGGCCGTCAAGAACATCATCCGGGAGCACTTCATTTTTTGGCAG GTGTACCACGACAGCGAGGAAGGGCAGCGATACATACAGTTCTATAAACTAGCAGACTTCCCCTACGTCTCCATCCTGGACCCCAGGACAG GCCAGAAACTTGTGGAGTGGCACCAGCTGGACGTGACTTCTTTTGTGGACCAAGTGACTGGTTTCCTGAGCGAGCATGGCCAGCTGGATGGCCATTCCACCAGCCCTCCTCAGAAGCGGTCTCGCTCT GAGAGCCTCATCGATGCCAGTGAGGACAGCCAGCTGGAAGCTGCTATCAAAGCCTCGTTGCAGGAGACACATTTTGATTCCTCGCAGCCCAAACAGGACAGTCGGTCGGACGAGGAATCGGAGTCGGAGCTTTTTTCGGGAAGCGAGGagtttatttcagtttgtggatctgaggaggaagaggaatcAGAACCTCCTGCCAAGATAAGGAAGTCTCCACATAAGGACTTTGGGCACAAAAAAGAGGAGAGCCGGAGGCCCCAGCCTGAGCCTCCTGCACGGACTGAGCCTGGGACATCAAATTGCAGAGCGCTGTCCTGCGTTAACGCAGGGGCACCGGAGGAGTCGGCTGACAAGCCTGACAGCACGTTGCGGGCCCTAAATGTGAACG GACCAAAGAAGGCACGACTGATGCTAAGGTATCCAGATGGAAAGAGGGAACAGATCTCACTGCCTGAACAAGCTAAACTGCTG gCTCTCGTGAAACACGTCCAGTCTAAAGGATACCCCAACGAACGCTATGAACTCCTGACCAACTTCCCCCGCAGGAATCTCTCCCACCTGGACTATGAGACCACGTTACAGGAGGCAGGCCTGTGTCCTCAAGAGACTGTCTTTGTGCAGGAAAGGAATTAA
- the RNF168 gene encoding E3 ubiquitin-protein ligase RNF168 — protein sequence MAKKSQAPLSLSDCLCQICMEIFVEPVTLPCNHTLCNSCFQQTVENASLSCPFCRRRVSSWARYNARRNTLVNWELWEKIQKNYPKECERRINGQDLEEEIFVPQPRHQLSKPGELRQEYEAEISKVEAERRAHEQEENKASEEYIQRLLAEEEKENRLAEERRREMEKQLKEDEELAWQLSNSLNEDSRTHVLSSPSQAGSPSAETSPAHLCKIRNKPSSSGDIQKYLSPKVLHRSASAPFSGTAERGRRDSGFVETNSYEGSSSAWQNEQEEMPTLSPQLTSVNKDSSAKDSFLELCMNYFSASASGETTTGRQEKTVGPNCLGDEVPDALHGIAEGEGSGTIVRGSKGEDDGIESDGGSLTRVKSINPDISDCNQSATNSVMPDSKSAVWDIAQVVGRLDEEKPETLLNSKETPKRKSPELPAESVVDLCVLDKRRKTLPEGSEDQGEQINDVNLEMQRAFEQVFYERHVQEEQDRLLALQLQKEINKEEKTLNRQKGSPDEYLLRTKARQAVKDSSARKGSSKMAKTSKGPKKQADTNHRKSWKGSCDENWQPPTRVQMKLPGSKGGKVLNCVVNASDSNDICSLPKNKQKTILQMFQSSVTE from the exons ATGGCGAAGAAATCGCAGGCTCCGCTTTCCTTGTCCGACTGCCTCTGCCAAATCTGCATGGAGATCTTTGTGGAGCCTGTTACGCTGCCTTGCAACCATACCCTGTGCAATTCCTGTTTCCAGCAGACTGTTGAAAATGCCAGTCTTTCTTGCCCCTTTTGTCGGCGCCGAGTCTCCTCTTGGGCCCGGTACAACGCTCGCCGAAATACTCTCGTCAACTGGGAACTTTGGGAAAAGATCCAGAAGAATTACCCGAAGGAGTGTGAGCGTAGGATTAATGGGCAGGATTTGGAAGAGGAAA TCTTTGTCCCCCAGCCGCGGCACCAGCTGAGCAAGCCAGGGGAACTGAGACAGGAATACGAGGCAGAGATTAGCAAG GTGGAAGCAGAAAGGCGAGCGCATGAACAAGAGGAGAACAAGGCAAGTGAAGAATATATCCAGCGCCTTctggcagaagaggagaaggagaacagGCTGGCAGAAGAGAGAcggagggagatggagaagcagctgaaggaagacGAGGAGTTGGCATGGCAGCTGAGCAACAGCCTG AATGAGGATTCCAGGACACACGTGCTCAGCAGCCCATCCCAAGCCGGCAGTCCCTCTGCTGAAACATCACCGGCTCATTTGTGCAAGATTAGGAACAAACCAAGCAGCTCTGGAGACATTCAAAA GTACCTGTCTCCAAAGGTTCTTCATAGATCAGCATCAGCGCCATTCTCTGGAACAGCAGAAAGAGGAAGGCGTGACTCTGGCTTTGTG GAGACCAACAGCTATGAGGGCAGCAGTTCTGCATGGCAAAATGAGCAAGAGGAAATGCCAACGCTGTCTCCCCAACTAACCAGTGTGAATAAAGATTCCAGTGCTAAGGATTCGTTTTTGGAATTGTGCATGAACTATTTCAGTGCCTCAGCTTCAGGGGAAACTACTACTGGTAGGCAGGAAAAAACAGTGGGACCGAATTGTCTAGGAGACGAAGTTCCAGATGCACTTCATGGAATTGCAGAaggggaagggtctggaacGATTGTTCGTGGATCCAAAGGAGAAGATGATGGAATCGAGTCAGACGGTGGCAGTTTAACACGTGTAAAAAGCATAAACCCTGACATCTCTGACTGTAATCAGTCAGCAACAAATTCTGTGATGCCTGACAGCAAGAGTGCAGTGTGGGATATTGCACAGGTGGTTGGACGCTTGGATGAGGAGAAACCAGAGACACTGCTGAACTCTAAGGAGACTCCAAAAAGAAAGTCACCTGAGCTGCCAGCTGAATCAGTAGTGGACTTGTGTGTGCTTgacaagaggagaaaaactcTTCCAGAAGGTTCTGAGGATCAAGGGGAGCAGATAAATGATGTGAACTTGGAAATGCAGAGAGCCTTTGAGCAGGTGTTCTACGAGAGGCAcgtgcaggaggagcaggaccgGCTTttggctctgcagctgcagaaggagattaacaaggaggaaaagacactGAATCGACAGAAGGGCTCTCCAGATGAGTACCTGCTTCGCACCAAAGCGCGTCAGGCTGTAAAAGACTCCTCTGCTAGGAAGGGGAGTTCTAAGATGGCAAAAACCTCGAAGGGACCAAAAAAACAGGCTGATACAAATCACCGCAAGAGCTGGAAGGGTTCTTGTGATGAAAACTGGCAGCCTCCTACCAGAGTCCAAATGAAATTGCCCGGCAGCAAGGGTGGAAAGGTTTTGAATTGCGTGGTCAATGCCAGCGACTCAAACGATATTTGTTCGCTCCCTAAGAACAAGCAAAAGACAATCCTTCAGATGTTTCAAAGCTCTGTTACGGAGTAG